One genomic segment of Thermovibrio guaymasensis includes these proteins:
- the hisH gene encoding imidazole glycerol phosphate synthase subunit HisH, with protein MIVVVDYGMGNLRSVSKALEHVGAKVKVSDRAQDLKEASGIVLPGVGAFKDAVKNLKGKGLWEAIVKEVERGKPLLGICLGLQLLFEKSYEFGENEGFGFIKGEVVKFELPKEYKIPHMGWNQVYRRKESSLLKGIKEGDFFYFVHSYYVKPEERETTLTETDYGIYFTSSVEKDNVFGVQFHPEKSQRVGLKLLENFLRIVNSS; from the coding sequence GTGATTGTAGTAGTTGACTACGGAATGGGAAACCTGAGGAGCGTTAGTAAAGCCCTTGAACACGTTGGAGCAAAGGTAAAGGTTTCAGATAGAGCTCAAGACTTAAAAGAGGCTTCAGGTATAGTTCTCCCCGGCGTTGGAGCCTTTAAGGACGCTGTGAAGAACTTAAAAGGTAAAGGTTTATGGGAGGCAATAGTTAAAGAGGTTGAAAGGGGAAAACCTCTCCTTGGAATATGTTTAGGCCTCCAGCTCCTCTTTGAAAAGAGCTACGAGTTTGGGGAGAACGAAGGCTTTGGTTTCATTAAGGGAGAAGTTGTTAAGTTTGAACTTCCAAAGGAATACAAAATCCCCCACATGGGGTGGAACCAGGTCTACAGGAGAAAGGAGAGCTCCCTACTAAAGGGCATCAAGGAAGGGGACTTCTTCTACTTCGTCCACTCATACTACGTTAAGCCAGAGGAAAGAGAAACTACTCTTACAGAAACGGACTACGGAATCTACTTTACATCCTCTGTTGAGAAGGATAACGTCTTTGGAGTCCAGTTCCACCCGGAAAAGAGCCAGAGGGTTGGGCTGAAGCTCCTTGAAAACTTCCTAAGGATTGTTAACTCCTCTTAG
- a CDS encoding MlaE family ABC transporter permease — MIIKLLEKIGSGVISFFEFWGRWFILSTKALLLAFKRPLRLNRYIYYLATIGADSLPVIAITSFFTGGVIALETFKAFHRFNAEYMIGMVVAIAMARELGPVLSALLVAARSGSAMAAEIGTMKVTEQIDALEMMAVNPIKFLITPRIYTSVISLVFLTVISDIIGYIGGYVVSVYLFGVNKTLYFRYTQDFTDMNDVYHGLIKAAVFGFLVATISCLYGYYTRGGAKGVGESTTKAVVSSSIAILIFDYLITYILRLFNL, encoded by the coding sequence TTGATTATAAAACTTCTTGAGAAAATAGGAAGTGGAGTAATTTCCTTCTTTGAGTTCTGGGGAAGGTGGTTTATCCTATCAACTAAGGCACTACTCCTTGCATTTAAGAGGCCCTTAAGGTTAAACAGGTACATCTACTACCTTGCAACGATAGGAGCAGACTCCCTTCCGGTTATTGCCATCACCTCCTTCTTCACAGGAGGAGTTATAGCCCTTGAAACTTTCAAAGCCTTCCACCGGTTTAACGCAGAATACATGATTGGAATGGTAGTTGCAATAGCAATGGCAAGGGAGCTTGGACCAGTCCTTTCTGCCCTCTTAGTGGCAGCCCGCTCAGGCTCTGCAATGGCAGCTGAAATCGGAACAATGAAGGTAACGGAGCAGATAGATGCCCTTGAGATGATGGCAGTTAACCCGATAAAGTTCTTAATAACTCCAAGGATCTACACCTCAGTAATATCCCTCGTCTTCCTAACGGTTATCTCAGACATAATAGGGTACATAGGCGGATACGTTGTAAGCGTGTACCTATTCGGAGTTAACAAAACCCTCTACTTCAGGTATACCCAGGACTTTACAGATATGAACGACGTCTACCACGGTCTAATAAAGGCAGCAGTGTTTGGCTTTCTGGTTGCAACGATAAGCTGTCTCTACGGCTACTACACGAGGGGAGGAGCCAAGGGAGTTGGAGAATCTACAACTAAAGCTGTAGTAAGCTCCTCAATAGCAATACTAATCTTTGACTACTTGATAACTTATATCTTGAGGCTCTTTAACCTATGA
- a CDS encoding MlaD family protein: MGKLSLEAKVGAFVVASLIGLGVIATTVEPMKFKRGIKNYFYTITFKNAAGLEKDAPVRVAGVTVGKVTSVEVKDGKAVVRITLTKPVKLYRNAVAKIETMGLMGEKYVEIDPGRPPAPPLPPGSEIKNTQIPASTDEVLSSLNQLLTKFNQALITPDGRNRLAVIMDKVAKLTDSVNRAVNQFSDLVSENKESIRKVLENTMALTESLREDLPQVVENVNQLTEQLSEITYENRGDIRKLVVNLREASERAPQIAKNLDEMSLRLKELLNEENSKKIEETLTNIEETTRELKELLSKVNEGKGTVGKLFNDEKLYASLTKTADTLGKLSEKIEKTKTYIGFRGDVNTRNGEGRGIFSLQIVPSQDHYYLIEVVGDSQGKVERKKYYIETSGHPYRKEEIETDYRTEFTLQYARVFKDNWLHPGSSFVLRGGLKESTGGFGLDYIFNDKLTFMSDIWDTGRKDSDGDDIPPHLRIGAKYFFKKNWFIYGGGDELLYHKWRGFYIGAGVLFGDEDIKYFLGSMPGGIK; encoded by the coding sequence ATGGGTAAGCTCAGTTTAGAGGCAAAAGTAGGAGCCTTCGTAGTTGCAAGTTTGATAGGCCTAGGAGTTATAGCTACAACCGTAGAGCCTATGAAGTTTAAGAGGGGAATAAAGAACTACTTCTACACCATAACGTTCAAAAATGCAGCAGGCCTTGAGAAGGACGCTCCCGTTAGGGTTGCAGGAGTCACCGTAGGTAAGGTAACTTCTGTTGAGGTTAAGGACGGTAAGGCCGTTGTTAGGATAACCCTTACGAAACCTGTAAAGCTCTACAGAAATGCAGTTGCGAAGATTGAAACTATGGGACTGATGGGAGAAAAGTACGTTGAGATTGACCCGGGAAGACCTCCGGCCCCTCCCCTACCCCCCGGATCAGAAATTAAGAACACCCAGATTCCCGCCTCAACCGACGAAGTCTTAAGCTCGTTAAATCAACTTCTAACAAAGTTCAATCAGGCTCTAATAACTCCAGATGGAAGGAACAGACTTGCAGTTATTATGGATAAAGTAGCTAAGTTAACTGACAGTGTTAACAGAGCAGTTAATCAGTTCAGTGACCTTGTTTCAGAAAACAAGGAAAGTATAAGGAAAGTTCTTGAAAATACTATGGCCTTAACTGAGAGCTTAAGGGAGGATTTACCCCAAGTAGTTGAGAACGTAAACCAGCTAACAGAACAGCTCTCTGAGATAACCTACGAAAACAGAGGAGATATTAGGAAGTTAGTAGTAAACTTGAGAGAAGCCTCTGAGAGAGCTCCCCAAATAGCCAAAAACTTAGATGAGATGAGCTTGAGGTTAAAGGAACTCCTAAACGAGGAAAACAGCAAAAAAATTGAGGAAACACTTACTAACATAGAGGAGACGACAAGGGAGCTTAAAGAGCTCCTCTCAAAGGTTAACGAAGGTAAAGGTACAGTGGGAAAGCTCTTTAACGATGAGAAACTCTACGCCAGCCTAACAAAGACTGCCGATACGCTGGGTAAACTCTCTGAGAAGATTGAAAAGACAAAAACCTACATAGGCTTTAGAGGAGACGTAAACACCAGAAACGGAGAAGGAAGGGGAATCTTTTCACTCCAGATTGTCCCCTCCCAGGACCACTACTATCTTATTGAAGTCGTCGGAGACTCTCAGGGTAAGGTTGAGAGGAAGAAGTACTACATAGAGACCTCAGGCCATCCTTACCGCAAGGAAGAGATTGAGACAGACTACAGAACGGAGTTCACACTCCAGTACGCAAGGGTATTTAAGGATAACTGGCTCCATCCGGGGAGCTCCTTCGTCCTAAGGGGAGGTCTCAAGGAAAGTACAGGAGGATTTGGTCTTGACTACATCTTTAACGATAAACTAACCTTTATGTCAGACATTTGGGATACAGGTAGGAAAGACTCAGACGGAGATGACATTCCTCCCCACTTAAGGATCGGAGCCAAGTACTTCTTTAAGAAGAACTGGTTTATCTACGGAGGAGGAGACGAGCTCCTCTACCACAAGTGGAGAGGTTTCTACATTGGAGCCGGTGTCCTATTTGGAGATGAGGACATTAAGTACTTCCTCGGTTCAATGCCAGGAGGGATAAAGTGA
- a CDS encoding pseudouridine synthase, with the protein MRLDKLLAEAGFGTRSQVKRLIRKGHVTVNGEVVKDPAYQVDPERDEVLVDGEPAIYERDYYLILNKPEGYVTSTKDRELTVMELVSDIPRFEKLFPVGRLDKDAEGLLLMTTDGELAHRLTHPKWKVPKTYEVVVEGRLSEEEIEPLRKGVELKEFKAQPAVVEILEVGEEESRARITIKEGKYHQVKRMFAAIGHPVKALKRVKFGSLELGELPPGEYRHLTDEEVDRLRREVKLPPKRS; encoded by the coding sequence TTGAGGCTTGATAAGCTCCTTGCCGAGGCAGGTTTTGGAACCCGCTCTCAGGTTAAGAGGTTAATAAGGAAGGGGCACGTTACAGTTAACGGCGAAGTGGTGAAAGACCCTGCCTACCAGGTTGACCCGGAAAGGGATGAAGTTTTAGTTGATGGCGAGCCTGCTATCTACGAAAGGGATTACTACCTTATTCTCAATAAACCTGAAGGCTACGTTACCTCAACCAAGGATAGGGAACTTACGGTTATGGAGCTCGTTAGCGATATTCCCCGATTTGAAAAGCTCTTTCCGGTTGGCAGGCTTGATAAGGACGCAGAGGGCCTCCTTCTAATGACTACCGACGGGGAGCTTGCCCACAGGCTTACCCATCCAAAGTGGAAAGTTCCAAAGACCTACGAGGTAGTTGTTGAGGGAAGGTTAAGTGAGGAGGAAATTGAACCTTTGAGGAAGGGGGTTGAGCTTAAGGAATTTAAGGCTCAACCTGCAGTCGTTGAGATTTTGGAGGTCGGTGAAGAGGAGTCTAGGGCAAGGATAACGATAAAAGAGGGGAAGTACCATCAGGTTAAGAGGATGTTTGCCGCAATCGGCCATCCAGTTAAGGCTTTAAAGAGGGTTAAGTTCGGGAGTTTAGAGCTTGGGGAGCTCCCTCCGGGAGAGTACCGCCACCTTACAGATGAGGAGGTTGATAGGTTAAGGAGGGAAGTAAAGCTTCCCCCTAAGAGGAGTTAA
- the era gene encoding GTPase Era, with the protein MESNGKKFKSGYVAILGRPNVGKSTLLNSLLGTKVAIVTDKPQTTRHRIIGVKHMEDAQIVFLDTPGIHKEKFELNKYMNEIAFSVIPDADVILFLIDAREGLTEADRKILERIGQEKRKDTKVIVVINKIDGVKKEELLPLIDQISKEFPFVDEIVPISATRGTNLDRLLDLIVKYLPEGPKYYEEHMVTDQPLEQFIAEIIREKIMLLTREEVPHATTVQVVNIQPGDKNPDMLVIDADIIVEKDSQKAIIIGKGGQRLKKIGQLAREELEQLLGKRIYLRLWVKVKEDWRSRPEQLRGLGYSY; encoded by the coding sequence TTGGAAAGTAACGGTAAGAAGTTTAAGTCAGGTTACGTTGCGATTCTTGGAAGGCCGAACGTTGGGAAATCTACCCTCTTAAACAGCCTTCTGGGGACAAAAGTTGCCATAGTTACAGATAAGCCTCAAACGACCCGCCACAGGATTATAGGCGTAAAGCACATGGAGGACGCTCAGATAGTTTTCCTTGATACTCCGGGAATTCACAAGGAGAAGTTTGAACTTAACAAGTACATGAACGAGATTGCCTTTAGCGTTATTCCCGATGCAGACGTTATCCTCTTCCTCATTGACGCAAGGGAAGGTCTTACTGAGGCAGACAGGAAAATTCTTGAGAGGATCGGTCAGGAGAAGAGGAAGGATACGAAGGTTATCGTTGTTATAAACAAGATAGACGGGGTTAAGAAGGAGGAGCTCCTACCCCTCATAGATCAGATCAGTAAGGAATTTCCCTTTGTTGATGAGATTGTTCCGATTTCTGCCACCAGGGGAACGAACCTAGATAGGCTCCTTGACCTGATAGTTAAGTATCTACCTGAAGGCCCGAAGTACTACGAAGAGCACATGGTTACCGACCAACCGCTGGAGCAGTTCATAGCGGAGATAATCAGGGAAAAGATTATGCTCTTAACGAGAGAGGAAGTCCCCCACGCTACAACTGTTCAGGTTGTAAACATTCAGCCTGGAGACAAAAATCCCGATATGCTTGTAATTGATGCAGACATAATAGTTGAGAAGGACTCTCAGAAGGCGATAATAATAGGAAAGGGCGGTCAGAGGCTGAAGAAAATAGGTCAGCTTGCCCGTGAGGAACTTGAGCAACTCTTAGGTAAGAGGATTTACTTGAGGCTTTGGGTTAAAGTTAAGGAGGACTGGAGGAGTAGGCCTGAACAGCTTAGGGGTCTTGGCTACTCGTACTAA
- a CDS encoding N-acetyltransferase, which produces MKGTVRKAKIKDAERIQLLINEYAKLGLMLPRSIQSIYENIRDFWVYEEEGKVLGTCALTIFWSDLAEIRSLAVDREHTGRGIGTALVKKALEESKEFGIFRVFTLTYQVKFFEKLGFKVIDKEKLPQKIWRDCINCVKFPNCDETAMEILLQEEK; this is translated from the coding sequence TTGAAAGGAACAGTAAGGAAGGCAAAAATCAAAGATGCTGAGAGAATTCAGCTTTTAATAAACGAGTACGCTAAGCTGGGCCTTATGCTTCCCCGTTCAATCCAGAGCATCTACGAGAACATTAGGGATTTCTGGGTCTATGAGGAAGAGGGGAAGGTGCTTGGAACCTGTGCTTTAACTATCTTCTGGAGCGATTTGGCAGAGATACGCTCCTTGGCAGTTGACAGGGAACATACTGGAAGGGGAATAGGAACTGCCCTTGTTAAAAAGGCCCTTGAAGAGTCTAAAGAGTTTGGAATTTTTAGGGTCTTCACCCTTACCTATCAGGTTAAGTTCTTTGAGAAGTTAGGCTTTAAGGTCATAGATAAGGAGAAACTCCCCCAGAAAATCTGGAGGGACTGTATAAACTGCGTTAAGTTTCCAAACTGTGATGAAACTGCCATGGAGATCCTTTTACAGGAGGAGAAATGA
- the tyrS gene encoding tyrosine--tRNA ligase has protein sequence MTPEEQLKVIKRGTAEIIGEEELLEKLKSGRKLRVKAGFDPTAPDLHLGHTVLLWKLRDFQELGHEVYFLIGDFTAMIGDPTGKSETRPPLTREEVLKNAETYAQQVFKILDPEKTVVVFNSEWLGSMTAADLIKLSSKYTVARMLERDDFEKRFKEGRPIHIHEFIYPLLQGYDSVVLKADVELGGTDQKFNLLMGRHLQREYGLEEQACIMMPILEGLDGVQKMSKSLGNYIGILEPPEEQFGKVMRISDDLMWRYYRLVTRVPEEEIEEMERAVKEGRLHPMEAKKRLAETIVKTFHGEEAAKRAREHFERVFSRRELPENIPEPEITVPENPVWLPRLLKEAGLVKSTSEGRRQIRGGGVRVDGEKVLDENAKIDVLSKEIILQVGKRRFARVKPEKVKVEK, from the coding sequence ATGACACCTGAGGAGCAGTTAAAGGTCATAAAGAGGGGAACTGCCGAGATAATAGGAGAGGAGGAGCTCCTAGAGAAGTTAAAGAGCGGAAGGAAGTTAAGGGTTAAGGCTGGGTTTGACCCTACCGCCCCAGACCTTCACCTTGGCCATACAGTATTGCTGTGGAAGTTAAGGGACTTTCAGGAACTCGGCCATGAAGTTTACTTCCTGATAGGCGACTTTACTGCGATGATTGGAGATCCCACCGGTAAGAGTGAGACCCGCCCGCCCCTTACTAGGGAGGAAGTTTTAAAGAACGCTGAAACCTATGCCCAGCAGGTCTTCAAAATTCTAGACCCGGAAAAGACGGTAGTTGTCTTTAACAGTGAGTGGCTCGGGAGTATGACTGCCGCTGACCTCATTAAGCTTTCATCAAAATACACAGTTGCAAGGATGCTTGAGAGGGACGACTTTGAAAAGAGGTTTAAGGAAGGCCGTCCAATTCACATTCACGAGTTCATCTACCCTCTCCTTCAAGGTTACGACTCTGTTGTCTTGAAGGCTGACGTTGAGCTTGGAGGAACAGACCAGAAGTTTAACCTCCTAATGGGAAGGCATCTTCAGAGGGAGTACGGTTTAGAGGAGCAGGCCTGTATAATGATGCCTATCTTAGAGGGACTTGACGGCGTTCAGAAGATGAGCAAGAGTCTCGGGAACTACATAGGCATCTTAGAGCCTCCTGAAGAGCAGTTTGGAAAGGTTATGAGGATTTCAGACGACCTCATGTGGCGCTACTACAGGCTTGTGACCAGGGTTCCTGAAGAGGAAATAGAGGAGATGGAGAGGGCAGTTAAGGAGGGCCGTCTCCACCCGATGGAGGCCAAAAAGCGCCTTGCTGAAACGATAGTTAAGACCTTCCACGGGGAAGAGGCTGCAAAGAGGGCAAGGGAGCACTTTGAAAGGGTCTTTTCAAGGAGGGAGCTCCCTGAGAATATCCCTGAACCTGAGATTACAGTTCCTGAAAACCCCGTTTGGCTTCCCCGCCTCTTAAAGGAGGCAGGCCTTGTTAAATCAACGAGTGAAGGAAGGAGGCAGATAAGGGGAGGAGGAGTAAGGGTAGATGGAGAGAAAGTCTTAGACGAGAACGCAAAAATAGACGTTTTAAGTAAAGAGATTATCCTTCAAGTGGGTAAGAGGCGTTTTGCAAGGGTAAAGCCGGAGAAGGTTAAGGTTGAAAAGTAG
- the lysS gene encoding lysine--tRNA ligase, with protein MAEERILEQRKEKVEKLKELGYEPYAYKYEVNAKAGELIGKFGKVKEGEEREKEELPKDEFSLAGRIMSMRVMGKAAFFHIQDESGRIQCYIRRDVVGEEFYNKVFKKLIDIGDIVGVKGTLFRTRTGELTLEVKEMTPLTKSLRPLPEKWHGLKDTEKRYRQRYLDLIVNPEVREVFRTRTKVIKAVREFLDNRGFLEVETPVLQPIASGAAARPFITHYNALDIDVYLRIAPELYLKRLIVGGFERVYELGKNFRNEGISTRHNPEFTMVEWYMAYADYYDLMEMTEELFEFLLERLYGKGVKEIEYQGTKISFERPFRRISYLGELSKKTGLTEEELLHDEEKVLQKAKEVGIERAEELSHFKRVQELFEKLVEPELIQPTFVIDFPKAISPLAKEKRDNPELVERFELFIYGREVANAYTELNNPKEQEERFKQQLEEKAKGDEEAMEYDADFITALEHGMPPTAGEGIGIDRLVMLFTDKDSIREVLLFPQLRPERKCGEEICEVE; from the coding sequence ATGGCTGAAGAGAGGATTTTGGAACAGAGGAAGGAGAAGGTTGAAAAATTAAAGGAGCTTGGCTATGAACCTTACGCCTATAAGTACGAGGTAAACGCTAAGGCTGGGGAGCTCATAGGTAAGTTTGGAAAGGTTAAGGAAGGAGAGGAGAGGGAGAAGGAGGAGCTCCCGAAGGATGAGTTCTCCCTTGCCGGAAGGATTATGTCTATGAGGGTTATGGGTAAGGCTGCCTTCTTCCACATTCAGGATGAGAGCGGAAGGATCCAGTGCTACATAAGGAGGGACGTTGTAGGAGAGGAGTTCTACAATAAAGTGTTTAAGAAGCTAATTGATATTGGAGACATAGTTGGGGTTAAGGGAACCCTCTTTAGAACCAGAACCGGGGAGCTCACTCTAGAAGTTAAGGAGATGACCCCCCTTACAAAGTCCTTAAGGCCTCTACCTGAGAAGTGGCACGGCCTAAAGGACACAGAGAAGCGCTACCGCCAGCGCTACCTTGACTTGATAGTTAACCCTGAAGTTAGGGAAGTATTCAGGACAAGGACTAAGGTAATTAAGGCCGTAAGGGAGTTCCTTGACAACAGGGGATTTCTGGAGGTTGAGACTCCTGTTCTCCAGCCTATTGCCTCAGGTGCAGCTGCAAGGCCTTTCATAACCCACTACAACGCCCTTGACATTGACGTTTACCTGAGGATTGCTCCGGAGCTCTACCTTAAGAGGTTAATCGTCGGCGGTTTTGAGAGGGTCTATGAGCTTGGTAAGAACTTCAGGAATGAGGGTATAAGTACCCGCCACAACCCTGAGTTCACTATGGTTGAGTGGTACATGGCCTACGCAGACTACTACGACCTTATGGAGATGACTGAAGAGCTCTTTGAGTTCCTCCTTGAAAGGCTGTACGGGAAAGGCGTTAAGGAGATTGAGTACCAGGGAACAAAGATCTCCTTTGAGAGGCCCTTCAGGAGGATTTCATACCTTGGGGAGCTCTCAAAGAAGACGGGTTTAACTGAAGAGGAGCTCCTCCATGATGAGGAGAAGGTCCTTCAAAAGGCGAAAGAGGTCGGAATAGAGAGGGCAGAGGAGCTCAGTCACTTTAAGAGGGTTCAGGAGCTCTTTGAAAAGCTGGTTGAGCCTGAGCTAATTCAGCCTACCTTCGTAATTGACTTTCCTAAGGCAATCTCTCCCCTTGCAAAGGAGAAGAGGGATAACCCTGAACTCGTTGAGAGGTTTGAGCTCTTTATCTACGGCAGAGAAGTTGCCAACGCCTACACGGAGCTTAATAACCCTAAGGAGCAGGAGGAGAGGTTTAAGCAGCAGCTTGAGGAAAAGGCTAAGGGAGACGAGGAGGCTATGGAGTACGATGCAGACTTCATAACTGCCCTTGAACACGGAATGCCTCCGACTGCAGGTGAAGGTATAGGAATTGACAGGCTTGTGATGCTCTTTACGGATAAGGATTCAATTAGAGAAGTTCTCCTCTTCCCACAGCTAAGGCCAGAAAGGAAGTGTGGAGAGGAAATCTGCGAGGTAGAGTAG
- a CDS encoding ABC transporter ATP-binding protein, whose protein sequence is MREKAIVVENLKKSFGTKKVHDGVSFTVYDEEIFVIMGPSGTGKSVLLKQIAGLIKPDEGRILVYGKDVLNLKDEEEKEKFRETLTYVFQSGALFDSYPVWYNVAFYLIEKKGVKEKLAREKARHYLSLLGLSGTEDLYPSELSGGMRKRVAVARALCMNPKCILFDEPTSGLDPVMTAILDRLILRLRKEFKKTCVVVSHDVNSAFRIADRIAILFKGKIVEIGTPEEIKRSQNPVVKQFINGEPEGPITEVLEQKNG, encoded by the coding sequence ATGAGAGAGAAGGCAATAGTTGTTGAGAACCTAAAGAAGAGCTTTGGAACTAAAAAAGTTCACGATGGAGTCTCCTTTACAGTCTACGATGAAGAGATTTTCGTAATAATGGGACCTTCAGGAACCGGAAAGAGCGTCCTTTTAAAGCAGATTGCAGGACTGATAAAACCCGATGAGGGAAGGATTCTCGTTTACGGGAAAGACGTCCTTAACCTGAAGGATGAAGAGGAAAAGGAGAAGTTCAGGGAAACCTTAACCTACGTCTTTCAGAGTGGAGCCCTATTTGACTCATACCCAGTCTGGTACAACGTGGCATTCTACCTAATTGAGAAAAAGGGAGTTAAGGAGAAATTAGCAAGGGAAAAAGCCCGCCACTACCTTTCTCTCTTGGGTCTATCTGGAACTGAAGATCTATACCCGAGTGAACTTTCGGGAGGAATGAGGAAGAGGGTCGCCGTTGCAAGAGCCCTGTGTATGAACCCAAAGTGTATCCTCTTTGACGAGCCGACAAGCGGTCTAGACCCTGTTATGACTGCAATCCTTGATAGGCTGATTTTGAGGTTAAGGAAAGAGTTTAAGAAGACCTGTGTCGTTGTAAGCCACGATGTAAACAGTGCCTTTAGGATAGCAGATAGGATTGCAATCCTCTTTAAGGGAAAAATAGTTGAAATAGGTACTCCTGAGGAGATAAAGAGGAGCCAAAATCCTGTAGTTAAACAGTTTATAAACGGGGAACCTGAAGGGCCAATAACTGAAGTTCTGGAGCAGAAAAATGGGTAA
- a CDS encoding ABC transporter permease codes for MFSPLLRWLAFRTVKAKGYSSFAFFIAVLGVVIGVAALIVVNSVMTGFQDAIKERLLSANADVIVLKRGSKPFYKYKYALRKIEEIPHVVGAEPFIYVPVMAVGSSSVASSSASIRGCYPELEPSVTSIPNRMVLGDWEIFKRAENGVVVGRILADTLGVTVGDTIKVISPLGKKTPFGVIPRTAKFIVVGIFEVGMYQFDSSLILAHVDDVRRAFGIGNSVTGIMVNVDKLENVPFVKERIEEVLGEEYSVQDWISLNKSLFSALKLEKLAMFLILTLIVLVASFNISSLLMVNVNSKAKDIAILKAMGALDSFILRVFILQGLFIGLIGTIVGEVIGISVSYLGEKYRLIPLPPDVYYIDHLPFKLHFVDCLTAAIAAILISVLATIYPSLRAARTQPVKVLRMGES; via the coding sequence TTGTTTAGCCCCCTTCTAAGGTGGCTTGCTTTTAGGACTGTGAAGGCAAAGGGGTATTCCTCCTTTGCCTTTTTTATAGCCGTTCTTGGAGTTGTCATTGGAGTTGCTGCTCTAATAGTTGTTAACTCTGTAATGACAGGATTTCAGGATGCTATAAAGGAGAGGCTCCTCTCTGCAAACGCAGACGTGATTGTCCTTAAAAGGGGAAGTAAGCCCTTTTATAAGTATAAGTACGCCCTTAGGAAGATTGAGGAGATTCCCCACGTTGTAGGTGCAGAGCCCTTTATATACGTTCCTGTAATGGCGGTAGGTTCGTCCTCCGTAGCGTCTTCAAGTGCTTCAATTAGGGGATGCTATCCAGAACTTGAGCCAAGCGTAACTTCAATCCCTAATAGAATGGTTTTAGGAGACTGGGAGATCTTTAAAAGGGCAGAGAACGGAGTAGTTGTAGGGAGGATCCTTGCAGATACTCTGGGCGTAACTGTTGGAGACACTATAAAGGTAATATCCCCACTTGGTAAAAAGACCCCGTTTGGAGTTATACCTAGGACCGCTAAGTTTATAGTAGTTGGAATTTTTGAAGTCGGAATGTACCAGTTTGACTCTTCCCTCATCTTAGCCCACGTAGACGACGTCAGAAGGGCTTTCGGAATAGGCAATTCTGTTACAGGGATAATGGTAAATGTGGATAAACTTGAAAACGTCCCATTCGTTAAGGAGAGAATTGAAGAGGTTTTAGGGGAGGAGTACTCTGTTCAGGACTGGATTTCTCTTAATAAGAGCCTCTTTTCAGCCCTTAAGCTTGAGAAGCTTGCAATGTTTTTAATCTTAACCCTTATTGTCCTTGTAGCTTCGTTTAACATATCAAGCCTTTTAATGGTAAACGTGAATAGCAAGGCAAAGGACATAGCTATTTTAAAGGCTATGGGAGCTCTTGACTCTTTTATACTTAGGGTTTTTATACTTCAAGGTCTTTTTATAGGTTTAATTGGAACAATTGTAGGAGAGGTGATAGGAATTTCTGTTTCCTACTTGGGAGAGAAGTACAGGTTAATTCCCCTTCCTCCTGACGTTTACTACATTGACCACCTTCCCTTTAAACTTCACTTCGTAGACTGTCTTACTGCAGCTATAGCTGCTATATTAATAAGCGTCCTTGCGACAATTTACCCCTCTTTAAGGGCAGCGAGGACTCAGCCAGTTAAAGTCTTAAGGATGGGAGAGAGTTAG